AGGGATAAAACAAGACTTTTTTGATCTCTTTTTTTGCAATTTCTTGAGAGTGGAGCTCTTCAAGAAGAAGCTCTAGACATTCGCAGAGTTTCCCGCTTTTGCTCCCAAATTCAATCATGACTAGGGTTAATTTTCCAAAGATGTTTTCATAAGGCATAAAACTCTCATAAAGACTTAATCCATTTTCTAAAGAATTTGAAATATTTTCAAAAATACAAGATAGTTTTTTGTTGGATGTATTTTGAGCGATTGATGTGATGCATTGCTGAAGTGGGAGGTTGGCAAGAAGCATAATGTGGAATTGTTTGAGTGCAATATAAATATCTTGATGAGAGGGTGCAAGAGAAAAGATCGGTTTTGCTTCAATATGAAGCGGTGTGATTTGGTCTCTCTGTCGGGCTTTAGAGAGTGCATCTTCTTTGGAGTTTGCCCATAGGGTATAGTGATGGAGTGAGGTGTTTTTAAGTGTTGTGATTTTATATCTCATGTGCAATCCTAAAGACTTCTTCAAGACTTGTGCGTCCAAGTGAAGCTTGAAGTATCCCATATTCAAAGATAGAAACAAACCCTTCTTTTTGAATTAGACGCAAAAGCTCTTCTTTTGGGGCTTGCAAAGAGATTAGATGTTTACATTGCGAAGAGATCTTGAGTGATTCATAGAGCAATATTCGGCCTTGATAGCCTTTGAAATTGCACTGCGGACATCCTAGAGGTTGATAGAAAGTTTTGGAATGAAAGCGCTTGGGGATAAGATCTAAGGGGGGATTAGGATTTGGAATCTTGCAGTGGTGGCATAGTTGTCTTGCAAGCCTTTGAGCGATGATTAAATGCAGGATTGATGCGATGAGATAGGGTTTGGCTTGCATATCAAGCAAGCGTTCAATTGTGCTAAGCGCATCGTTTGTGTGAAGTGTTGAAAGGACGAGATGGCCCGTAAGCGCAGACTGCAATGCAAGAGAGAGGCTTTCATAGTCTCTGATTTCTCCTACCATAATAATGTCAGGATCTTGTCGGAGAATGGAGCGTAATGCTTGGGCAAAACCAAAGCCATATTTTTCATTGATCGCAACCTGTGTGAGAAGTTCAAGGTCATATTCTACGGGATCTTCAAGCGTGATGATTTTTTTCTCAACACTTTTTAGAGATTCTAAAATTGCATAAAGAGTTGTACTTTTTCCGCTTCCTGTAGGACCTGTCACAAAAATCAATCCATAAGGAAAATCAAACTTGAGATCTTTGGAAAATCCAAGAGAGGTCAAATCAAAGGTTTGATGCTCTTTGCAAAGAATGCGTATCACAAGAGATTCTCCTTTTGTTGTGGGAAGAGAAGAGAATCTAAAGTCATAAGATATTCCATCAAATTGACGAGAAAGTCTTCCATCTTGAGGTTTTCGCATTTCATGAATATCTAGAGAGCATTCAAGTTTGAGGCTAGAGCTTAGGAGAGAGAAGTAATCTTGAGGAAGTACAAAAAGTTCTTGCATATTTGAATCGATTCGGATACGAATTGAGGCATCAGAAGAGGTGCTTTCAATATGAATATCACTTGCCCTGCATCGGATTGATTCTTGAAAAATAAAATCAATCAGTTTTTGAATAGCAAGATCTTCATCTTGTGCGACTTG
Above is a genomic segment from Helicobacter kayseriensis containing:
- a CDS encoding GspE/PulE family protein, yielding MNPKLPNNLSFSSVVPLEICKKLSCFIFSDQEKLIIATSQIQNVPLLQDILTLQYKNLPIIQITQKEFDYHISYAQSLEQFHALLSQVAQDEDLAIQKLIDFIFQESIRCRASDIHIESTSSDASIRIRIDSNMQELFVLPQDYFSLLSSSLKLECSLDIHEMRKPQDGRLSRQFDGISYDFRFSSLPTTKGESLVIRILCKEHQTFDLTSLGFSKDLKFDFPYGLIFVTGPTGSGKSTTLYAILESLKSVEKKIITLEDPVEYDLELLTQVAINEKYGFGFAQALRSILRQDPDIIMVGEIRDYESLSLALQSALTGHLVLSTLHTNDALSTIERLLDMQAKPYLIASILHLIIAQRLARQLCHHCKIPNPNPPLDLIPKRFHSKTFYQPLGCPQCNFKGYQGRILLYESLKISSQCKHLISLQAPKEELLRLIQKEGFVSIFEYGILQASLGRTSLEEVFRIAHEI
- a CDS encoding type II secretion system F family protein encodes the protein MRYKITTLKNTSLHHYTLWANSKEDALSKARQRDQITPLHIEAKPIFSLAPSHQDIYIALKQFHIMLLANLPLQQCITSIAQNTSNKKLSCIFENISNSLENGLSLYESFMPYENIFGKLTLVMIEFGSKSGKLCECLELLLEELHSQEIAKKEIKKVLFYP